The following proteins are encoded in a genomic region of Reichenbachiella sp.:
- the trmD gene encoding tRNA (guanosine(37)-N1)-methyltransferase TrmD: MRIDIISCVPATFSGLIDQSILKRAGEKGLAEIHIHDLRDYAINKHNQIDDYAFGGGAGMVLMIEPIDKCIAKLKSERDYDEVIYMSPDGKTLSQGISNELSLKKNLILLCGHYKGVDERVREHLVTREISIGDYVLTGGELAAAVVADSVIRLLPGVMNDETSALTDSFQDDLIAPPVYTRPAEYKDWKVPEVLTSGHQAKIEAWRFDQQVERTKAKRPDLLNRSGSED, encoded by the coding sequence ATGAGAATTGATATCATTTCATGTGTTCCTGCTACGTTTAGTGGCCTGATTGACCAAAGCATCCTCAAAAGGGCTGGAGAAAAAGGTCTTGCCGAAATACACATCCATGATCTTCGTGACTATGCAATCAATAAGCATAATCAAATCGATGACTACGCCTTTGGCGGTGGCGCCGGTATGGTGCTCATGATCGAACCTATTGATAAATGTATTGCCAAACTCAAATCCGAAAGAGATTATGATGAGGTTATATATATGAGTCCTGACGGAAAAACACTTTCTCAAGGTATATCCAACGAATTGAGCCTTAAGAAAAACCTCATCCTACTTTGCGGACATTATAAGGGCGTAGACGAAAGAGTTCGTGAGCATTTGGTGACACGTGAAATCAGTATTGGCGACTACGTGCTCACTGGAGGCGAATTGGCAGCAGCAGTGGTGGCTGACTCTGTCATCAGACTTTTACCTGGGGTAATGAACGATGAAACTTCAGCACTTACAGATTCTTTCCAAGATGACTTGATTGCACCTCCGGTTTACACGAGGCCAGCAGAATACAAGGACTGGAAAGTGCCGGAAGTGCTAACATCTGGGCATCAGGCTAAAATTGAAGCTTGGAGATTCGACCAACAAGTAGAAAGAACCAAGGCGAAAAGGCCTGATTTACTCAATAGATCAGGTTCCGAAGATTGA
- the rimM gene encoding ribosome maturation factor RimM (Essential for efficient processing of 16S rRNA): MTVDDCYQIGHVIKTHGLKGEVQLFLDVDDPLAYQEMESMLVQQNDSLVPFFIEHLQINSAKTIAKFEEIDDIEQAKSLVACQLYLPLDVLPELKDGEYYLHQLVGMDVYDRDTHLGQVKELFEIGPQELISVIHQEKEILIPIKDEIITKVDIENNRIDAEIPDGLIDIYLEDEN, encoded by the coding sequence ATGACGGTTGATGATTGCTACCAGATTGGTCACGTAATCAAGACCCACGGCTTAAAAGGTGAAGTTCAGCTCTTTTTAGATGTTGACGATCCTTTAGCATATCAAGAAATGGAATCAATGCTCGTTCAACAGAACGATTCGTTGGTTCCATTTTTCATTGAACATCTTCAGATCAATTCTGCTAAGACCATTGCAAAATTTGAAGAAATCGATGATATAGAACAAGCCAAGTCTTTGGTTGCCTGTCAACTTTACTTACCACTAGATGTATTACCTGAGCTGAAGGACGGCGAATATTATTTACATCAACTAGTAGGTATGGACGTATATGACCGAGATACTCATCTAGGGCAGGTCAAGGAGTTGTTTGAAATTGGCCCACAAGAACTCATTTCTGTTATTCATCAGGAAAAAGAAATATTAATTCCTATTAAAGATGAAATCATCACAAAAGTGGACATTGAAAACAACAGAATCGATGCGGAAATACCAGATGGTCTTATAGACATATACCTTGAAGATGAGAATTGA